In one window of Clarias gariepinus isolate MV-2021 ecotype Netherlands chromosome 10, CGAR_prim_01v2, whole genome shotgun sequence DNA:
- the arhgef37 gene encoding rho guanine nucleotide exchange factor 37, translating to MDRRKARLSRRETSEELPELKEVPGEVPGITVQDVDGVFEDSVQNEEEEAGSKRKTAHEEAAEKEKEAQRQIMAIKELVDTEGSYLKHLQICTFTIRGNLQKLQPPLANLDGMFQHIDEVMDVSGQLLSALDQAQMKPSDPQYLETLCDIFLRMSEDIEMAYKEYLANYNNITAIEDGYKQKEAQWLEMVKVIKSSAPDVNASTLSFFLVMPVQRIARYPLLLQTIQKHTNPQHPAYSLLEHTAHISVQLNCRINEYKRFREVADKYKKKENLTIIDKINRLSGHSIAKKTARLGQYIKHETGIVPKQKDEEFDALAGFFFVLEKGVIDLHANMAAYLSHLQRLLSCRPEEADLDLALFSKEISVALQQWILPVYEARLKTLVFQPLSSLRELMAGPHNLIRKRQDKLLDFERIEEKGSLSYDDQAIANTYKTMNTLLLNELPQFNGKAMQLLWATLGAFSSLQKDLAMDMEQLTTSFIHQLPHTYLDSSAFWEWAESSVLESARKLETLCQSIQDELNAPIVQPVIAVSEKRLKDLVDKHGTEKLYQLIGPVVATRDLDLTLSKGELVAVISEIDTRGDRRRWLVDAGGPRGYVPASKLARYNQVGMVHPPASPSLSATSVGPGPRRHSYTPGMQPVMPVTTPCFQVFAGYDFKARSSHELSLQAGEPVRVVENHDKRGNAEWSLVEARGQRGYVPSNYLAILPSVVASPTLPYNYNLSS from the exons ATGGACCGTCGAAAAGCGAGACTGAGCAGACGGGAAACGTCAGAGGAACTCCCTGAGCTGAAGGAAGTACCCGGAGAGGTACCAGGCATAACTGTGCAAGATGTGGATGGAGTTTTTGAGGACTCTGTCCAGAATGAAGAGGAGGAAGCAGGGAGCAAGAGGAAGACTGCACATGAAGAGGcggcagaaaaagaaaaggaagctCAGAGGCAGATCATGGCCATAAAAGAGCTGGTGGATACTGAGGGGAGCTACCTAAAGCACCTGCAAATTTGTACATTTACTATCCGAGGCAACCTACAGAAGCTACAG CCACCGTTGGCCAATCTGGACGGAATGTTCCAGCACATTGACGAAGTGATGGACGTGTCCGGCCAACTTCTGAGTGCCCTGGACCAGGCACAGATGAAGCCCAGCGATCCTCAGTACCTTGAAACTTTGT GTGATATTTTTCTGCGTATGTCAGAAGACATAGAGATGGCATACAAGGAATATCTGGCCAACTATAATAACATCACAGCTATAGAAGACGGATACAAGCAGAAGGAAGCGCAGTGGCTAGAAATGGTGAAGGTCATCAAGTCCTCTGC aCCAGATGTGAATGCCTCCACGCTCAGCTTCTTCTTGGTGATGCCAGTACAGAGAATTGCCCGCTACCCACTGCTGCTGCAAACCATACAGAAACACACCAATCCCCAGCATCCTGCCTACTCCCTTCTGGAGCACACAGCCCACATTAGCGTCCAGCTCAACTGCAGGATTAACGAGTACAAGCGCTTCCGAGAAGTTG CTGATAAGTACAAGAAGAAAGAAAACCTGACCATCATAGACAAGATTAACCGACTAAGTGGTCACAGCATTGCTAAGAAGACTGCCAGGTTGGGCCAGTACATTAAACATGAAACCGGGATTGTACCGAAG CAAAAGGATGAAGAGTTTGATGCCCTTGCaggctttttctttgttttggaaAAAGGTGTCATTGATCTGCATGCCAATATGGCAGCCTATCTCAGCCACCTGCAG AGGTTACTCAGCTGCAGGCCAGAGGAGGCTGACTTAGACCTTGCACTCTTTTCAAAGGAAATTAGTGTCGCGCTCCAACAGTGGATATTGCCAGTTTAT GAGGCTCGCCTGAAGACTTTGGTGTTCCAACCGTTGTCCTCTTTGCGTGAGCTGATGGCTGGGCCACACAACCTGATCCGCAAAAGGCAGGACAAGCTGCTGGACTTTGAGAGGATTGAGGAGAAGGGTAGTTTGAGCTATGATGACCAGGCCATCGCCAACACCTACAAGACTATGAATACACTGTTGCTCAATGAGCTGCCTCAATTTAATGGCAAAGCCATGCAGCTGCTGTGGGCCACTCTGGGTGCCTTCAGCAGCCTGCAAAAGGACCTGGCTATGGACATGGAACAGCTTACCACCAGCTTTATTCATCAG CTCCCACATACATATCTGGACagcagtgcattctgggaatGGGCGGAGAGCTCGGTGCTGGAGAGTGCCAGGAAGCTGGAGACTCTATGTCAGAGCATTCAGGATGAGCTCAACGCTCCCATTGTGCAG CCTGTTATCGCAGTGTCCGAGAAGCGCCTGAAAGACTTGGTGGATAAACATGGTACAGAAAAGCTCTACCAGCTGATCGGGCCAGTTGTGGCCACTCGTGACCTTGACCTCACGCTGAGCAAAGGAGAGCTGGTGGCTGTGATCAGTGAAATTGACACACGAGGGGACAGACGCCGCTGGTTGGTGGACGCAGGAg GTCCAAGGGGTTACGTTCCAGCATCCAAGCTTGCTCGTTACAACCAAGTTGGCATGGTACATCCTCCTGCCTCCCCCTCCCTCAGCGCCACATCCGTCGGTCCAGGACCCAGGAGACACTCGTACACACCGGGAATGCAGCCTGTCATGCCCGTGACTACGCCCTGCTTCCAG GTGTTCGCTGGGTACGACTTCAAAGCACGGAGCAGTCACGAGCTGTCTCTACAGGCTGGAGAACCGGTGCGGGTAGTGGAGAACCACGACAAGCGGGGCAATGCCGAGTGGAGCCTTGTGGAGGCACGAGGTCAAAGAGGCTACGTCCCTTCTAATTACCTCGCCATTCTGCCTTCGGTTGTGGCATCACCCACTCTGCCATACAACTACAATCTCTCTTCATAG